The Mycobacterium paragordonae genome includes a region encoding these proteins:
- a CDS encoding zinc-dependent alcohol dehydrogenase — protein MSPVPSSPDIQQVRIHSPGTVSLDRVETPPCGPRDALVDVHACGICGSDLGYIRLGGLAGPGGEPMPLGHEFSGVVREVGAEVTGVAPGQRVVVHPGNDVSGRIGGGSASGGLADVVLVRDAAAGERLFPIPDGMPMDVAALAEPVAVGMHAAEQADVAPGDHVAVFGCGPIGLAAIAALADRGVSGIVGVDPSAERRRLAETLGASASIDPTDTKVWRELRRLHGTRSLAYGHAPATDAFIEATGSDAVLTELIDRAGPGARISVVALHYAPVPVNFLSVLMKELTIRGSMEYPTRFGDAVDLLARRDLSALITHRFPLGSVDAALQLLTESRECGKVMVTVS, from the coding sequence ATGAGCCCTGTGCCATCGAGTCCCGACATCCAGCAGGTTCGCATCCACTCGCCGGGGACGGTGTCGCTGGATCGCGTGGAGACGCCGCCGTGCGGGCCGCGGGACGCCCTGGTGGACGTGCACGCCTGCGGAATCTGCGGCAGCGACCTCGGTTATATCCGCCTCGGCGGACTCGCCGGACCGGGCGGCGAGCCGATGCCGCTCGGGCACGAGTTCTCCGGCGTAGTGCGCGAGGTTGGCGCCGAGGTCACCGGCGTGGCGCCCGGACAGCGGGTCGTCGTCCATCCCGGCAACGATGTGTCGGGACGGATCGGTGGCGGCAGCGCGTCCGGCGGGCTGGCCGATGTGGTGCTGGTACGAGATGCCGCCGCCGGGGAGCGACTCTTCCCGATTCCCGACGGCATGCCGATGGACGTTGCTGCGCTCGCCGAACCGGTCGCGGTAGGGATGCACGCCGCCGAGCAGGCTGACGTCGCTCCGGGCGACCATGTTGCGGTGTTCGGTTGCGGCCCAATCGGTTTGGCTGCTATTGCGGCGCTGGCCGACCGCGGCGTGAGCGGCATCGTCGGAGTGGACCCGTCGGCGGAGCGCCGACGCCTCGCCGAGACCCTCGGTGCGTCGGCGTCGATCGATCCCACCGACACCAAGGTCTGGCGGGAGCTGCGGCGCTTGCACGGCACCCGGTCACTGGCCTACGGACACGCCCCGGCGACGGACGCCTTCATCGAGGCAACCGGGTCGGATGCGGTGCTGACCGAACTCATCGACCGAGCGGGACCCGGCGCGCGAATAAGCGTCGTGGCACTGCACTACGCTCCGGTGCCGGTCAATTTCCTCAGCGTCCTGATGAAAGAGCTGACGATTCGAGGCTCAATGGAGTACCCGACCCGGTTCGGTGACGCCGTCGACCTGCTGGCCCGCCGGGATCTCTCGGCTCTGATCACGCACCGATTCCCGCTGGGCAGCGTCGACGCGGCACTGCAACTGCTCACCGAGAGCCGCGAATGCGGCAAGGTCATGGTGACCGTTTCCTGA
- a CDS encoding SDR family NAD(P)-dependent oxidoreductase — MDINGASAIVTGGASGIGAATARQLAAKGARVVVADLQAERGQELAHEIGGVFVSVDVTNTEQIEDAVNTAADLGPLRALVNSAGVGWAQRTIGKDGEFASAHNLDAYKKVLAINLVGTFDCIRLAATAMSRNEPTESGERGAIVNMTSVAAFDGQIGQAAYSSSKGGVVGLTLPVARDLSAVGIRVNTVAPGLIDTPIYGEGEHSEAFKAKLGESVLFPHRLGKPDELASMVIELITNSYMNAEVVRVDGGIRMPPK, encoded by the coding sequence GTGGATATCAACGGAGCTAGCGCAATCGTCACCGGTGGAGCCTCGGGCATTGGAGCCGCGACCGCCCGCCAACTCGCCGCCAAGGGCGCCCGGGTCGTCGTCGCCGACCTGCAGGCAGAACGCGGACAGGAACTCGCACACGAGATCGGCGGGGTGTTCGTCAGTGTGGACGTGACGAACACCGAGCAGATCGAGGACGCGGTCAACACCGCCGCCGACCTCGGCCCGCTGCGGGCACTGGTGAACTCGGCCGGCGTCGGCTGGGCACAGCGCACCATCGGCAAAGACGGTGAATTCGCCTCTGCGCACAATCTGGACGCCTACAAGAAGGTGCTCGCGATCAACCTGGTCGGCACCTTCGACTGCATCCGATTGGCCGCCACGGCGATGAGCCGCAACGAGCCGACCGAGAGCGGCGAGCGCGGTGCGATCGTGAACATGACCAGCGTCGCCGCCTTCGACGGTCAGATCGGTCAGGCGGCCTACTCGTCCTCCAAGGGCGGCGTGGTCGGGTTGACCCTGCCGGTGGCACGCGACCTGTCCGCGGTCGGTATTCGCGTCAACACCGTCGCGCCCGGCCTCATCGACACCCCGATCTACGGCGAAGGCGAACACTCCGAGGCCTTCAAAGCGAAACTGGGCGAGTCGGTGCTCTTTCCGCACCGGCTGGGCAAGCCCGACGAATTGGCCTCGATGGTTATTGAATTGATCACCAACTCGTACATGAACGCCGAGGTCGTCCGCGTCGACGGCGGCATCAGGATGCCACCGAAGTAG